From Aliamphritea hakodatensis:
AAATCTTTGTGCCCCTGTCGCGCCCCGTCTGCTGTTTCCGGGGGCAAATCCAGTGCTCTGACAAGTTCAGCCGGGTCGGTGATGGCCTGGCTGAGCAGTTGTTGCCAGCTGTTTGCTGATTCAGAAGGGTGATTCAGATCAGCAAGTTTAAGAGGTTTCATGTCGGGGCTACTTTAATTCGCATGGAAAATTGGCTCGCATTCTCCTTTCAAGTAGAATGGCTGTCAATTTTGTATACGCCGGAAAAGTTGCAGCGGGTCTGAGCCCTGTGCAGACTGATTTCCCGGCCGCTCAGTTTTAGCATATTCCCTTAGGTATCGAGACAATTATGGCAAACTATTCTACTAACCAGTTTAAAAATGGCCTGAAGGTCATGATCGACGGCGACCCTTGTTCAATGGTTGATGTTGAATTCGTAAAGCCAGGTAAAGGCCAGGCATTTACCCGCGTTAAAATGAAAAACCTGATGTCCGGCCGTACCTGGGAGCGTACCTTCAAGTCTGGCGAAAGCGTTGAAGGTGCAGACGTAATGGATACCGATATGGAGTATCTGTACAACGACGGTGAAATGTGGCACTTCATGGACCCTAAAAGCTATGAGCAGGTTGCTGCGGATAAAACTGCAATCGGTGATGCGCACCTGTGGCTGAAAGAACAGGATGCCTGCCAGGTAACCCTGTTCAACGGTAACCCTATTTCTGTTACGCCGCCGAACTTTGTTGAACTGGAAGTGGTAGAAACTGATCCGGGCCTGAAAGGTGATACTGCCCAGGGCGGTTCCAAGCCTGCTACGCTGCAGTCCGGTGCTGTTGTCCGTGTACCACTGTTCATCGAGCGCGGTGAAGTGCTGAAGATCGATACCCGTACCGGTGAGTACGTGTCCCGCGCATAATTGCCCGGTGATATCCTGAAAATGGCAGCCCGGGCTGCCATTTTTTATGTCTGTCATCCGGCGTGGCATGTCGGATACGCTCTGTAATTGTAAATTTTCAGGAATTTTCCCGTGACTGATCAATCACTTTGGAGCAGCGCTGCTCCAATTGAAAATCTGCGCCGCCGGGCGGCAATCATTGCCGCTATCCGGGGGTTTTTCGCCGGTAAAGATGTTCTGGAGGTGGATACTCCGGTGATGTCTAACGCAGCGGTAAGTGATCCGTATATCAATACGGTTGAATGCCGGTATCAACCGCTGGTGGGCGGTGATGTGGAAATGAAATACCTGCAGAGCTCACCGGAATATGCCATGAAGCGGTTGCTGGCCAGCGGCAGTGGCGCGATCTACCAGATCAGTAAGGCATTCCGTAACGGTGAAGTGGGCCGTCGGCATAACCCTGAGTTCAGCATGCTGGAATGGTACCGGCCAGAATATGATCACCGCCGGCTGATGACCGAAGTGGCTGAGTTACTGTTACCGCTGCTGGGGCTTTCGCAAGCAACAGAATACAGTTATGCACAGGTGTTTGAGACTCATCTGGGCATCGACCCGCACAGCGCCAGTGTGGATCAGTTACGGACAATTGCTGCTGAACACATCGACAGTAATTATGAAGATGATAACCGGGATAACTGGCTGAATTTACTGATGTCCCATGTGATTGAGCCACGGCTGGCCGGTGAAGGGGCGGTGTTTGTTTATGATTATCCGGCCAGTCAGGCAGCCCTGGCGAAGGTCTCTGAAGACGCTCAGGGGCGGGCGGTAGCTGAACGCTTTGAGTTATTTGTGCACGGTGTTGAGCTGGCCAACGGTTACCATGAACTGACCGATGCAACAGAGCAAGCCCGCCGGTTTGCGGCGGACAACCGCCAGCGCCGGGCAGAAAATCTGCCGGAGCGTCCGGTGGACGATCTGCTGATTGCAGCGTTGGAGCATGGCATGCCGGACTGCGCCGGTGTCGCCGTGGGCATCGACCGGCTGGTGATGCAGGCAATCGGTACCGATAACATTGCCGATGTCATTGCCTTCCCTCTGCCCCGGGCCTGAGCCCTGAGTGCTGGCCCATTAACCGGCCAGTGCCCGTGTTAAGCGTCTGACGGCTTCCTCCAGTGTACTGCGGGGGCAGCCAAAATTAAGCCGCATAAAGTGGCCGTCACCAAAATCCTTACCGGGGGACATCCCCACGCCGGCGGCTTCAAAGAAGGTTGTCGGGTCATCCAGTTGCGCGTCGCGGATATCAATCCAGGCCAGATAAGTGGCATCAAAATGCGCCAGCTGCAGGCCGGGAACCCGGTTGATTTCCTGTAGAAGATAATTCCGGTTGTTGCGTAAATAACTCAGCTGTTGCTGATGCCAGTCATCGCCATCCTGATACGCGGCAAGTGCCGCAGTATAGCCCAGCAGATTGACGTCCGGCACTATGCCCCGGCGCACTTTCCGGAAGCGGTTCCGTAATGTCTGATCCGGAATGATGGCGACTGAACAGCCCAGCCCGGCGATATTGAAGGTTTTACTGGGGGCCATCAGGGTAATTGTCCGGGCGGCAATGTCCGGACTCAGTGATGCCAGCGGGATGTGTTCAACACCCGGCTCGAGGATTATGTCGCAGTGGATTTCATCCGAACAGATCAGTAAATCATGGCGTACGCAGATCTCAGCCAGCTGTTGCAGTTCTGTCCGCCGGTAGACGGTGCCTCCCGGGTTGTGCGGATTACAGAACAGCAGCAGGCGGGTCTCCGCTGTGATGGCTGCTTCCAGGGCGCTGAAGTCGATCAGCCAGCGACCCTGCTGCTGAATCATCGGAATGCCCAGATGTTGTCCGCCGGACAGTGTTGGTGCAGAACGGAAGGGAGGATAGATTGTACCGGGGGTGAGGGTCACCGGTGAGGCGACTGTCCGGCAGCTCAGGTGTAAGCCGCTGACCAGTCCGGGTAGCCATACCAGCCACTGTTCGTCGGTTTCCCAGCCATACAGGCGGCGCAGGCGTTCAGTGATGACGCCGTTGAGTTCCGCCGGGCGCTGGGTATAGCCGAATACCCCGTGGGCAACCCGGGCCTGCAGTGCTTCAGTAATCACCGGCGCGGTGGTGAAATCGGTATCGGCCACCCACATCGGGAGAATGTCACGGTCTTTATAGCGCTCCCATTTCATGCTGGACGTTTCACGGCGGTCAACCGGTACATCAAAGTGGTCTTTTTTCACAGCGGGTTTTACTCCTGATCCCAGTAACGGTGCCTGATCTGACCTGCCCGGCTGGCAGGTTATTACCTTGCAAATACACCCTGTCGGGTTATATTAGACGGATCACGACAGTGGCCGGTTATATGTGCCGCTGCCGCAACAGGGTTCCTTTTCAGAACAGCTTTACTATACAACAGGCAACCGGTTACCACAGCCGGCCTTAACCGCCTGCAGAGCGACCTCTCCAAATGGGACAACAGCCATCAGTGCCTGGAGCCAAAACCATGTCTGACAACAATCAGGTTATTATTTTCGATACAACATTACGCGACGGTGAGCAAAGCCCCGGCGCGTCGATGACCGGTGAGGAAAAGCTGCGCATTGCCAAGCAGCTGGAAAAAATGCGTGTTGACGTTATCGAGGCAGGCTTTGCCATAGCCAGCCCGGGTGATTTCACGGCGGTACAGACTATCGCCAATACCATTAAAGACAGCACCATCTGTTCCCTGTCCCGGGCGCTGGATAAAGATATCGACCGTGCCGGTGAAGCCCTGAAAAATGCCAACTCCGGCCGGATTCACACCTTTATTGCCACCTCGCCGATCCATATGGAATATAAGCTGCAGATGGCGCCGGATAAGGTGGTTGAGCAGGCGGTGCACGCGGTAAAGCGGGCCCGTAACCTGATTGACGATGTTGAATTCTCGCTGGAAGACGCCAGCCGTTCCGAATTCGACTTCATGTGCCGGATTATCGAACAGGTCATCGATGCCGGTGCCCGCACCATTAACATTCCGGATACCGTGGGGTACGCGGTACCCAATGAATTCGGCAATACCATTGCCCGTCTGATTGAAAATATTCCCAATGCGGACAAGGCGATTTTCTCCGTTCACTGTCACAACGATCTGGGACTGGCGGTCGCCAACTCGCTGGCCGCGGTATCTGCCGGTGCCCGTCAGGTTGAGTGTACGGTGAACGGTCTGGGTGAGCGGGCCGGTAATGCCTCGCTGGAAGAAATTGTGATGGCGTTGCGGACCCGGCAGGACATTCTGGGCCTGCATACCGGCATCGATTCCACGCAGATCGTGCCGGCTTCCCGTCTGGTATCCGGTGTGACCGGTTTCCCGGTACAGCCGAACAAAGCCATTGTCGGGGCGAATGCCTTTGCCCACGAGTCCGGTATTCATCAGGACGGCATGCTCAAGCATCCGGAAACCTATGAAATCATGACGGCTGACAGTGTCGGCTGGAAAACTAACAAGATGGTGCTGGGTAAACACTCTGGCCGGAATGCTTTCCGGGCCCGTCTGGAAGAACTGGGCACTGTATTTGCGACTGATGCAGAACTGAACGATGCTTTTTCCCGGTTCAAGATTCTGGCGGATAAAAAGCATGAAATCTTTGATGAAGATTTACAGGCGCTGGTCAGTGACACCCAGACAGCCAAGCAGTATGAAAAATATAAGCTGAGCAGCCTGTCGGTGATGTCTCAGACCGGCGAAGTGCCGGTGGCGACGGTGACCATTGGGGTGGATGACAGTGAGCAGCAGGCAGAAGCGTCCGGCAGTGGCCCTGTTGATGCGGCATTTAAAGCCATCGAAGCTATGGTCAATTCTGACGCGGTACTTGAGCTGTATTCTGTAAACGCCATTACCAGTGGCACTGACTCTCAGGGTGAAGTAACTGTACGGCTGGAAAAAGGTGGCCGGATCGTTAACGGGCTGGGGGCGGATACCGATATTATTATCGCTTCGGCCAAAGCTTATATTCATGCACTGAATATGCTTGAAACCACTGACCAGAAAGCCCATCCGCAGGTATAATGCCGGGCAATCACACAGACTGAGCAGGATAGCTTCATGGAGCAACAACTAAGACACCAGTATCTGGATGCCATGGGCATAGTCAGTTGGTTGCCCCGTGAACAGTTGCCAGGCGCATTGCCCACACCTGACTGGGTGTGGGAATTCTGTTCTCTGCCGGAAGATCTGCAGCCGCAGACCGCTCAGCCTTCACCGGCAACTGCCGGAACATCAGCTGCTGCACCGAAACCGCAGAACAGCCAGCAAAATCAGCAGGCTGCCCAGCAGGCCCGGGCTGCGCTGGCGGCAAGCCTTGGGGATAAACCTGCCGGGAAAGCCGCGCCGGTTCCCAAAGTTCAGCAACCGGACAGTGCTGAGCAGGCCGTACAGCAGGTGGTGGATAAAACCGCCGTTGCGCCTGCCGCCGCACCATCCCTGAATAAAGCCTTTGATGCCAGTAATATTGCAGCACCGGAAGCCTCCACTGAAACGGATGCCGACAGCGATGTACAGGCGCCGTTCAAGCTGGCTTTTGTAGCGTTTGGTGACTGTCTGGTGATTGATACCCTGCCGCCTCAGTCCCGGCAAGGGTTATCCACGCAGCATCAGAGCCTGCTGGATAAAATACTCCGTTCTGTGGGGTTGAAGGGTGGTCAGGGAGAGGTTTTCCTGCTGCCGTGGCCGATGTTCGCCAGCAAAACCCTTGATCAGGGCGCAACCCAGGCCCGTAAGGCGGTGATGCATAAACTCAACAAGAGCCTCGCTGGTCAGCCGGTGAACCAGGTGATTCTGTTTGGTGAAGCCGCCGCGCAGATGATCATTCAGCGCTCTGAACCCCTTGATCAGTTGCGGGGCATTCTGTTCAGTCTGCGCTCTGACGTTAAAGTGCTGGCCAGTGCCAGCCTGTCTGAAATGATGACCGTGCCGGGATGCAAGAAAGATGTCTGGCGGGATCTGCAGCCGCTTATTCAGCATGTTCAGTCAGTGGCAGCCGCTCAGCCGGAAGCCTCAGCGGACAATCACGAAGGCTGAACGGCAACTCAGGGAATGAAGGTATGCCACGCATAATCCCTCTGGCGCAGGCCAGATTTGTTGATGTAGAACGTATCGAACAGGCCTGTTTTCAGCCACACTGGTCGGCGGCGACTCTTAATCTCTATTTGGGTAATCCTGAAAATCTCTGTCTGGGGATACTCGACGGGGATACCCTTCAGGGCTTTGCAATTTTCTCCCGCTTTGAAACCGATGCTGAGTTATTGCAGATTGCGGTTGCTGAAGCGTGCCGGGGGCAGGGTATTGCCAGCCAGTTGCTCAGTGCGGCGCATGGTCAGCTCGGGCAGCAGGGGGTGACGGATATTCTGCTGGAGGTCAATGCAACGAATGCTCCGGCGATTACACTGTATAAGAAACACCATTACCGGCAGGATGGCTGTCGGAAAAATTATTATACGACGCCTCAGGGCAGACAGGATGCCCTGCTGATGCGGCTTGGCTTAGCAGCCGGTAAGGAGAGTTAACATGAGCCTGTCACCGGACCTTCTTAGCGGGCCATGGTTCTGGCTGGCCCAGGCGGGATATTTGTTTTTTCTGCTGTTTGCGATTTACCGGGCACCCTGGCGAACCCTGTTTAATAACCGTCAGTTACAGCACCTGTTCCTGGGGGCCACTGTTGCACTGATGCTGCTGTGGCAACTGCGGGCCGGGATTTCTCCAGGGCTGGCGATTCATTTCGTGGGCATTACGGTGCTGACGCTGATGTTCGGCTGGGATCTGGCGATTCTGGCGGCCAGTATGGCATTGCTGGGGCTGACCATTGTGGGTCAGGAAAACTGGCAGAGTTTCGGGGTGAACGGTTTCTGCACCATTGTGATTCCGGCGCTGGTGAGCATCGGCATACTCAGGCTGGTGGAAGCGAAGCTGGCGAAAAACTTCTTTGTGTACCTGTTTCTCTGTGCGTTTATCGGCGCAGGGATTGCCAGTATTACCGGTGGCCTGACGATGGCCTTCATGCTGTGGATAAACGATGTTTACCCGCTGGAGAAAATTCATAACGAATACATTCAGTACCTGCCGCTGATCATGTTCCCGGAAGGCCTGCTGAACGGCATCATTATGACGGCGATGATGGTGTTTCATCCGGACTGGATCCGCACCTTTGATGCCAAAGCCTACATCGACGAGCAGTAGGTGCTGAAGAGCTGCCCGGTTATTCCTTCACCGGGCGTTTTACCAGTTTACGCTGCAGCGTGCGACGGTGCATGCCCAGTGCCCGGGCCGTGGCGGAAATGTTGCCGTCATGTTCCCCTAACACTTTTTGAATATGTTCCCACTCCAGCCGTCCCACTGACATGGGCTTTTCAGCGATATCAATGTTCGGGTCCGGTTCGCTGTGATTCAGTTTGGCAAGAATCTCATCCGCGTCGGCGGGCTTGGTCAGGTAATCTCTGGCGCCGAGTTTAATGGCTTCAACGGCAGTAGAAATGCTCGCATAGCCGGTCAGGATCAGAATTTTTATCTGCGGATTCAGGCGGATCAGTTCCGGGATCAGGGTGATGCCTGATGCCCCGTCCATTTTCAGGTCCAGGGTTGCATAATCCGGTATCTGACGGCTGAGCAGTGGTTCTGCCTGTTCCGCACTGTTGGCAACCAGAGGTTCGAATCCCCGCCGCCGCAAGGCTCTGGACAGCACATGCGTAAAGGTTTCATCGTCATCAACAATCAGAAATGTCGGGGTGTCGCTCATTGTAAATGTTCCCGGGTGTCGGCTGGGTGGACAGGGCTGTCAGGGGTTGATACCGGCAGTGATACCTCTGTCAGTGTGCCACCCTGCGGATGGTTATACAGGCGGACTTCACCGCCGTAAATGGTCAGTGTTGAGGCGGTCAGAAACAGGCCGATCCCCAGACCACTGCCCTTTGTAGTGACAAAGGGTTTTCCGATCGCTTCGGCCTGATCCAGTGGAATGCCGGGGCCATGATCACGGATATTGATCCGGACTCTGTCTGCATCTGCTTCCAGACGCAGCTCCAGTGCCTGGCCGGATTTATCTGCATCGGCGGCATTATTCAGCAGGTTGATGACCGCCTGCTGTAAAGGAATGGAGCTGGCGATGGTTGGTTGGGGCTGCTGTGTAATGACCGGCTTCAGATACCGCGCTGTGGGGCGTAACACTGACCAGCGTTCCAGTAAGTTATTCAGGAAGCGGTCTGCCGGAAGGTGCAGCGTCTGCTGCTGTTCTTCCTTAACGGTGGCGGCCAGTTGCTGCAGGTGACCGGTGCAGTTTTCCACCTGCTGACGGAGGATTTTAAGGTCTTCCTGCAGGGCTTTATCCTGGGGGTAATCCAGAGAAATTTCTTTCAGCAGGACCCGCATGGTTGCCAGCGGAGTACCCATTTCATGGGCAGTGCCGGCGGCCATGGTTGCCAGTGACAGTAATTGCTGATCTTGAGTCAGGCGGTCCTTAACCCGGTTAAATCCGTGTTCCTTACGGCGCAGATTTTCGCTGATATTAACAATGAAGTAGGTAATCAGCAGAGCCGTGAGAATAAAATTAATCCAGATACCGGTGGCGTATAAGTCAATGTAACTGAGGATTGGCAGGTGGTGCCCCGTGGTGGGTGGCCTCAGCGGTACATGATAAAACAGCAGGAAGGTATAGCTGCTGGTGACCAGCGTGGCGACCAGCCAGGTGTAATTCCGGGGCAGGGTCATGGCGCTGATGATCAGCGGAATCAGCAACAGAGAGGAGAACGGGTTGCCGGTGCCGCCGAGCTGATACAACAGGCAGACATAGAAGAAAATATCCGCCATGAGCTGAAATAAAAATTCCAGCGGGGTCAGGGGAAGGTCAGCTTTTAACCGGTAGAGGGTCAGCAGGTTAAGCAGGGTCATGGCCAGCAGGGCAACGATAGCCATCCACAGATGAACAATTACGCCCAGCCCTTCAACGGCATAAAACAGCAGGCAGGCCTGCGCAATAATGGTCACGGTGCGAATGTAGCTGAGCTGCAGCAGATGATGGCGCGAATCGCTGAAGTGGGGCATGTGCGTCGGTGCGTGGCTATTAACGGGTGTGTGGAAAAGGCGATTATACCTGAAGGTAAACGCAAATGATTGTGGCGGTTTGTCGCATCAACTTTACCTAACTTTACAGACACTTTACCCAAGTTAACCCGTGAAACAGGCATGCTTAAGCCACTGTGAGCAGGCCTGGTTCCCCCCGTTCTGCTGCCGTAGCAGACCCTTCAGGCTTGTTTACAGTATCTTTTTATCTGTTCTCGGGAAGAGATTTGCGTCGGCCGGGAGGCTGCCGTTAATTGTGTGGGACGTGTCGCTGAATGGGGAGGGTGGCCGGGCGAACAGGTGAGGAACTGTTTTTTCAACAGGAGGACTGACGAATGAAGACGATACTGATCGCATCACTGACCGGCATACTGACATTCTCAGCCATGCAGGTGGCCGCACATCCGGGTAATCACCATGGTGTAAGACATTTACCGGCGGGCGCCGTCAGCGTGGTGCTATCCGGTATGAAGTACTGGCTGAAGGATGATGTGTATTACCGTAAACAGAATAATGTCTATGTAAGAGTCGCCTCACCGAAAGGCGCGACACTGGTGCGGGTCCCAAAAGGGGCTGTGCTGGTTAAGCATAAAGGCCAGCCGTATTACCGGTATAACAATGTCTACTACCGCTGGGTGCCTAAAGCCCGGGGGTATAAGGTGGTCAGTTTCTGAATTGCCGATTACAGAAAAGCCGCGACAGTCTCAGACTGACGCGGCTTTTTTATTACGCTTTACAAGACGGTTAACCGGCGACGCAGCTGCGTACGCTGGAGTCTTTTTTGGCCGCGGCAGGCTGGCCTGCTTTCGGATCAACCGTACGGATGGTGGCAACCTTGTTCTGGGTGAAGAAATCGATGGCATCTTTGCCCTGTACTTTGTTGTTACCGACCAGTGACCCTTTAATGCCGCCGAATGGCAGGTAAGGGTGCGGCGCGCACACGCCGACGTTCACGCCGATCATGCCAACATCGGCTTCGTTGATGAATTTTTCGGTGTAGTAGCTGTTCTGGGTGAAGATACAGGCACCGTTACCCATCTCGTGATTGCGGATCATGCGAAGGCCTCCGTTAATGCAGCCGACTTTCATGATGCTCAGTACCGGGCCGAAAATCTCATCTTTGGCGATCGGCATGCACGGGGTTACATCGGTAAATACGGTCGGGCCAACGAAGTAACCGTCACGGTTGGCTTCAGGCAGGTCCGGGTTACGGCCGTCCAGCGCCAGTTTGGCACCGGCTTCAATGCCCAGATCAATGTAGTGATGGATGCGTTCTTTAGCTTTGGCTGAGATCACCGGGCCCATGAAAACGTCCGGATCCATTGCATCACCCACGGTGAGATTTTTAGATGCTTCCAGCAGGCGTTCGATGAATTCATCATAAATCTCTTCCACCACTGCGATATTGGACACCGCCAGACAACGCTGACCGGCAGAGCCGTAGCCTGACATCAGGACGTTCTCGATCAGCAGATCCATCGGTGCATCTTCCATCGCCAGCAGGAAGTTTTTCGCACCGCCTAACAGCATGGTTTTCTTACCATGCTTGCCGGCACCCGCCGCAATGGACTTAGCCGTTGGGGTAGAGCCTACCAGACAGATACCGGTAACGTTTTCATCGTCGTACCAGGCTTCTACGGTGTCACGGTCGCCGTGAACAATGTTTACCACGCCTTTTGGCAGGCCGGTTTCGACAATCAGATCCATCATGCGCTGCATGAACAGCGGTGATTCGGTAGATGGCTTGTAGACGAATGTGTTGCCGGTACCGATGGCAAACGGAATAAACCAGCCGAATACCAGCGCCGGGAAGTTGAACGGTGCTACACCACAGAAGACGCCCAACGGTGCTTTGATCACCCGGCCGTTGATGTTGTTGGCGATGCCCTGAATGGTTTCGCCCTGCATCAGCGCCGGAATGCTGCAGGCCATCTGCAGAATTTCGATAACCCGGCCCACTTCGCCGCGGGCTTCGGCAATGTGTTTTGCCTGATCTACAGCGATGGCTTCTGCCAGCATTTCGTGGTTATCCACCATGGCGCGGTGCATTTTAAAGATAAAGTCCATCCGCTTGGGTAATGGCATGGCGCTCCATTCCGGAAAGGCTTCTGCCGCCGCCGCCACTGCCTGACGGGAGGTTTCTGCGGAAGACAGCGGTACTTCACCGATGACCGCACCGGTCGACGGGTTTTTTAACGGTTCGTATTGTCCGTTGCTTTCATCCAGCCACTCACCGTTGATGTGGTTTTTAATTTTGATGTATTGACTGCTCATTTCTGTATTTCCTGCATGTCTGAAAAACTCTGCCCGGTCCGAAGCATGCCGGGCAGAAAGGTGAATTATGAAATCTGGCCGGTACGGATCCGTTCACCACGGGCCCGCAGGTATTCAATGGTCAGTAACAGCAGGGCTGATACCACCACCAGTAATACGGCGACCGCCAGAATGGTCGGGTTAATCTGTTCCCGCAGGCCGGAGAACATCTGGCGCGGAATGGTGCGCTGCTCAGGGCCGGCGAGGAACAGGATCACTACCACTTCATCGAAGGAGGTAATGAAGGCAAACAGTGAGCCGGAGATCACGCCGGGGCGGATCAGCGGCATAATGACTTTAAAAAAGGTATAGCTTGGCGAAGCGCCCATGCCCAGAGATGCTCTGACCAGTGAGTAGTCAAAGCCGCTGAGGGCTGCGTTAACGGTAATGATCACAAACGGGGTGCCGAGTGCAGCATGAGCAATAATGACGCCGAGATAGCTGCCTGCAAGCCCCAACTGGGTATAAAAGAAGTACATCCCCGCCGCAGTGATGATCAGCGGGACGATCATTGGCGACAGCAGAATGGCCATGATCATCCGTTGCATCGGCATGTCCGCCCGGGACAGGCCAATCGCCGCCAACGTACCCAGCACGGTGGCGATGACGGTCGCGGCCGCACCGATCAGGAAGCTGTTCTTAATGGCCAGAATCCATTTATCGTCATTGATGATCTCGGCATACCACTTCAGCGAATAGGCGTCGGGATCAAAGGCCAGCATGCCTTCGGTGAAGCTGAAGTAAGGCTCAACGTTGAACGACAGGGGAATGATCACCAGAATCGGCAACATCAGAAAAGCCAGCACGGCCCAGGCCGTCAGCCGCAGGCTGTGCATGCCCAGCTTGTGCCAGAAATTAAAGTATTTAGGAAATTGCATCGTCAGTTACCCCAGTTTGATGTTACTTACGCCGACTAACCGGTCGTAGATCCAGTACAGCAGGGTGATCAGTATCAGCAGGATGGAACCCAGTGCGGCGGCCAGTTCCCAGTTGTTAGATGACTGCATGTGGAACGCGATAATGTTACTGATCATCTGGCCGTCGGTGCCGCCGACCAGTGCCGGGGTGATGTAGTAACCGATGGAGATGATGAACACTAACAAGGCACCGGCACTCAGGCCCGGCAGGGTCATCGGGAAATAAATCCGGCAGAAGGCTGACAGGGGTTTTGCCCCCAGTGACAGCGCCGCCCGGAAGTAGCTCGGGTCGATGCCTTTCATGACGCTGTACAGGGGCAGGATCATGAAGGGCAGCAGTATGTGGGTCATGGCGATGACGGTTGAGAACTGGGTATAGAGCATCTCAATGGGTTCGCTGATGATGTGCAGAGTTATCAGGAAGTCGTTAATGACTCCGTTGGTCTGCAGAATGGCGATCCAGGCGGTGGTCCGCACTAACAGGGATGTCCAGAATGGCAGCAATACGAATACCATCAGGGTGTTGGCGACCTTGGCCGGCGCTGTGGCCAGATAGTAGGCCAGCGGGAAGCCGATGGCGGCGGTTAAAAAGGTAATCAGCAGGGCAATTTTCAGGCTCTTGGCAAAGAGTTTGATGTAGATGTTGGTGTCCCGGGCAACAATCTCCCCCTGTTCGTTACGGGTCAGGTCGGTGGCGGTCAGATAAAAACTGTCGGTAAACACTTCGCCGGAGGACTTCATCGTCCGCCAGATGCGCACATCCTGCCACTGTTTTTTTGCCGCCAGCAGGTGCTCGCCACCTTCACTGATCAGCGTGGCTTCATCCAGTTTTTTCAGTTTACGGGCGCTGGACTTGATGGTGCTTGAACTGCCCGGCAGGCCCCGGTTAATTTCTTCGGCCAGTTTGCCGGAGCGGCGTTCTTGGGCCAGATAGTGCAGCTCTTTCGCGAATACATTCAGGGTGGCTGTGTCCGGAATACTGTCTCCGCTTTCATCCCAGGATTGCAGTGCCTGCAAGGTCTCCGGGATCAGTTGGGCAACTGTCGGATGGTAAACACTGCGGTACAGCATGGTTCCGATAGGGGCGATAAAGGCGATCAGTACAAAGACGATCAGCGGGATAACGAAGGCGGTGGCGATCAGTTTGCGGCGACGCAGGTTACGCTTGCTCTGGCGCTTTTCTTCCGGTGTCAGTCCGGAATGCGCACCGCTGTCTTCATTAAACGAAGCGGCGGTATGCGCGGCGGTTAATTCAGCTTGAGACATGGGACGGCCCTTTCTTATTGTTATAAGGGCACTCCGCAGAGTGCCCGGCATGCACAGTGTCAGCTATCGGCTCAGTTGAGCAGCCATTCGTTGAATTTTTCACCCAGAGATTCGCCGTAGTCAGCCCAGAATTCACCGGACGCTTTCAGGCCTTCATCCAGGTGAGCTGATGGCAGTTTCGGTAAAATGGCATCATCCATGTAGGCGTAGGCAGATTTACGGGTCGGGCCGTAGGCCACATCCTGCATGCCGCTTTCCGGCTTGGAACCGGTGGCA
This genomic window contains:
- the efp gene encoding elongation factor P is translated as MANYSTNQFKNGLKVMIDGDPCSMVDVEFVKPGKGQAFTRVKMKNLMSGRTWERTFKSGESVEGADVMDTDMEYLYNDGEMWHFMDPKSYEQVAADKTAIGDAHLWLKEQDACQVTLFNGNPISVTPPNFVELEVVETDPGLKGDTAQGGSKPATLQSGAVVRVPLFIERGEVLKIDTRTGEYVSRA
- the epmA gene encoding EF-P lysine aminoacylase EpmA; the protein is MTDQSLWSSAAPIENLRRRAAIIAAIRGFFAGKDVLEVDTPVMSNAAVSDPYINTVECRYQPLVGGDVEMKYLQSSPEYAMKRLLASGSGAIYQISKAFRNGEVGRRHNPEFSMLEWYRPEYDHRRLMTEVAELLLPLLGLSQATEYSYAQVFETHLGIDPHSASVDQLRTIAAEHIDSNYEDDNRDNWLNLLMSHVIEPRLAGEGAVFVYDYPASQAALAKVSEDAQGRAVAERFELFVHGVELANGYHELTDATEQARRFAADNRQRRAENLPERPVDDLLIAALEHGMPDCAGVAVGIDRLVMQAIGTDNIADVIAFPLPRA
- a CDS encoding MalY/PatB family protein produces the protein MKKDHFDVPVDRRETSSMKWERYKDRDILPMWVADTDFTTAPVITEALQARVAHGVFGYTQRPAELNGVITERLRRLYGWETDEQWLVWLPGLVSGLHLSCRTVASPVTLTPGTIYPPFRSAPTLSGGQHLGIPMIQQQGRWLIDFSALEAAITAETRLLLFCNPHNPGGTVYRRTELQQLAEICVRHDLLICSDEIHCDIILEPGVEHIPLASLSPDIAARTITLMAPSKTFNIAGLGCSVAIIPDQTLRNRFRKVRRGIVPDVNLLGYTAALAAYQDGDDWHQQQLSYLRNNRNYLLQEINRVPGLQLAHFDATYLAWIDIRDAQLDDPTTFFEAAGVGMSPGKDFGDGHFMRLNFGCPRSTLEEAVRRLTRALAG
- a CDS encoding 2-isopropylmalate synthase, with the protein product MSDNNQVIIFDTTLRDGEQSPGASMTGEEKLRIAKQLEKMRVDVIEAGFAIASPGDFTAVQTIANTIKDSTICSLSRALDKDIDRAGEALKNANSGRIHTFIATSPIHMEYKLQMAPDKVVEQAVHAVKRARNLIDDVEFSLEDASRSEFDFMCRIIEQVIDAGARTINIPDTVGYAVPNEFGNTIARLIENIPNADKAIFSVHCHNDLGLAVANSLAAVSAGARQVECTVNGLGERAGNASLEEIVMALRTRQDILGLHTGIDSTQIVPASRLVSGVTGFPVQPNKAIVGANAFAHESGIHQDGMLKHPETYEIMTADSVGWKTNKMVLGKHSGRNAFRARLEELGTVFATDAELNDAFSRFKILADKKHEIFDEDLQALVSDTQTAKQYEKYKLSSLSVMSQTGEVPVATVTIGVDDSEQQAEASGSGPVDAAFKAIEAMVNSDAVLELYSVNAITSGTDSQGEVTVRLEKGGRIVNGLGADTDIIIASAKAYIHALNMLETTDQKAHPQV
- the rimI gene encoding ribosomal protein S18-alanine N-acetyltransferase, giving the protein MPRIIPLAQARFVDVERIEQACFQPHWSAATLNLYLGNPENLCLGILDGDTLQGFAIFSRFETDAELLQIAVAEACRGQGIASQLLSAAHGQLGQQGVTDILLEVNATNAPAITLYKKHHYRQDGCRKNYYTTPQGRQDALLMRLGLAAGKES
- a CDS encoding energy-coupling factor ABC transporter permease, with the protein product MSLSPDLLSGPWFWLAQAGYLFFLLFAIYRAPWRTLFNNRQLQHLFLGATVALMLLWQLRAGISPGLAIHFVGITVLTLMFGWDLAILAASMALLGLTIVGQENWQSFGVNGFCTIVIPALVSIGILRLVEAKLAKNFFVYLFLCAFIGAGIASITGGLTMAFMLWINDVYPLEKIHNEYIQYLPLIMFPEGLLNGIIMTAMMVFHPDWIRTFDAKAYIDEQ
- a CDS encoding response regulator transcription factor; the encoded protein is MSDTPTFLIVDDDETFTHVLSRALRRRGFEPLVANSAEQAEPLLSRQIPDYATLDLKMDGASGITLIPELIRLNPQIKILILTGYASISTAVEAIKLGARDYLTKPADADEILAKLNHSEPDPNIDIAEKPMSVGRLEWEHIQKVLGEHDGNISATARALGMHRRTLQRKLVKRPVKE